From Streptomyces qinzhouensis, one genomic window encodes:
- a CDS encoding amino acid ABC transporter ATP-binding protein, whose translation MSKVDGDAVPAAEGLVVLSDVNKHFGALHVLQDIDLTIARGEVVVVIGPSGSGKSTLCRTINRLESIDSGSITIDGKPLPSEGKELARLRSDVGMVFQSFNLFAHKTVLENVVLGQVKVRKKDKDEAEQRARELLDRVGVGSQCDKYPAQLSGGQQQRVAIARALAMEPKVILFDEPTSALDPEMINEVLEVMQQLARDGMTMVVVTHEMGFARSAANRVVFMADGRIVEEATPDEFFSNPRSDRAKDFLSKILHH comes from the coding sequence ATGTCCAAGGTCGACGGGGATGCAGTTCCCGCTGCCGAGGGACTGGTCGTACTGAGCGATGTGAACAAGCACTTCGGTGCGCTGCATGTGCTCCAGGACATCGACTTGACCATCGCCCGGGGCGAGGTCGTCGTTGTCATCGGGCCGTCCGGTTCCGGTAAGTCGACGCTGTGTCGCACGATCAACCGGCTGGAGAGCATCGACTCCGGGTCGATCACGATCGACGGCAAGCCGCTGCCGTCGGAGGGCAAGGAGCTCGCCCGGCTCCGCTCCGACGTCGGCATGGTGTTCCAGTCGTTCAATCTCTTCGCCCACAAGACGGTCCTGGAGAACGTCGTGCTGGGCCAGGTCAAGGTCCGCAAGAAGGACAAGGACGAGGCGGAGCAGCGGGCCAGGGAGCTGCTCGACCGCGTCGGTGTGGGCTCGCAGTGCGACAAGTACCCGGCCCAGCTGTCCGGCGGGCAGCAGCAGCGGGTCGCGATCGCCCGGGCGCTGGCCATGGAGCCCAAGGTCATCCTGTTCGACGAGCCGACTTCGGCTCTCGACCCCGAGATGATCAACGAGGTGCTGGAAGTGATGCAGCAGCTCGCCCGGGACGGTATGACCATGGTGGTCGTCACCCACGAGATGGGCTTCGCCCGCTCCGCGGCCAACCGGGTCGTGTTCATGGCCGACGGCCGGATCGTCGAAGAGGCCACGCCCGACGAGTTCTTCAGCAACCCGCGCAGCGACCGTGCCAAGGACTTCCTGTCGAAGATCCTGCACCACTGA
- a CDS encoding FAD-dependent monooxygenase: MDPVIVVGAGPVGLVLALALGQQGVPSVVLDEGTGSEEPRPARTVVLRPDTAAAVERLGCATVRDEGARWTNWRAMRRKQEVRRLALGGDDPPSPLHIPQHALTRGLRDAVAAQPLVQLVAESRVDALEQDGDTVTVHTRGPEATWWRGSHVVGCDGARSTVRKLLGIRFPGRTAVERHAVATLRTELPWPDEALLHRQPAWRGAGDEIAARPLPDDVWRLDWLLPPGGDLVTPDTLVARVRDTLAAWCGGTTPPYDLLDTGVYTVHHRLARRWRVDRAFLAGDAAHLLGALGTQGLDEGLRDAGNLAWKLAHVHRHGGSETLLDSYQAERRSAVAARLRAADQVLPSLRSGSALRARLPGAARLDGLLTDAHLGRGPLGSPPVHAHSPLAPDPSPAHVPVGTEPGAPVEDVRITAPDGTTARLRDRLGQGQLLVVLVAPGTGVWDRRHWQSAGVMPRLAAAVSALPVPAELLVTEAYPGASAHTVLLVRPDGQLVAAFSGVRPDELYEAADAVRGGSPSDTPSGRTADVN; encoded by the coding sequence GTGGACCCGGTGATCGTCGTCGGCGCCGGACCGGTCGGACTGGTGCTCGCGCTCGCGCTGGGGCAGCAGGGCGTGCCCTCCGTCGTCCTCGACGAGGGCACGGGCAGTGAGGAGCCGCGCCCCGCCCGGACCGTCGTTCTGCGCCCCGATACCGCGGCAGCGGTGGAACGCCTCGGGTGTGCCACCGTCCGTGACGAGGGAGCCCGCTGGACGAACTGGCGTGCGATGCGCCGCAAGCAGGAGGTACGCCGGCTGGCGCTGGGCGGTGACGACCCGCCATCGCCACTGCACATCCCGCAGCACGCCCTCACCCGCGGGCTGCGGGACGCCGTCGCCGCCCAGCCGCTGGTCCAGCTGGTGGCCGAGAGCCGGGTGGACGCGCTGGAGCAGGACGGCGACACGGTCACCGTCCACACCCGCGGCCCGGAGGCCACCTGGTGGCGGGGCAGCCATGTCGTGGGCTGTGACGGCGCCCGGTCGACCGTCCGCAAACTGCTCGGCATCCGCTTCCCCGGGCGTACGGCCGTGGAACGGCACGCCGTCGCCACCCTGCGCACCGAACTTCCCTGGCCGGACGAGGCGCTGCTGCACCGTCAGCCGGCCTGGCGGGGCGCCGGTGACGAGATCGCCGCCCGCCCGTTGCCCGACGATGTCTGGCGGCTGGACTGGCTGCTGCCGCCGGGCGGCGATCTGGTGACGCCGGACACCCTGGTGGCACGGGTGCGGGACACCCTCGCGGCCTGGTGCGGCGGCACCACACCGCCGTACGACCTCCTGGACACCGGCGTCTACACGGTCCATCACCGGCTGGCCCGGCGCTGGCGGGTGGACCGGGCGTTCCTCGCCGGCGACGCAGCCCATCTGCTGGGAGCGCTCGGCACGCAAGGGCTGGACGAGGGGCTCCGGGACGCCGGGAACCTGGCCTGGAAACTGGCCCACGTCCACCGGCACGGTGGTTCGGAGACGCTGCTGGACAGCTATCAGGCGGAGCGGCGGAGCGCCGTCGCCGCCCGGCTCCGCGCCGCCGATCAGGTACTGCCGTCGCTGCGCAGCGGCAGCGCTCTGCGGGCGAGACTGCCCGGCGCGGCCCGGCTCGACGGCTTGCTCACCGATGCCCATCTCGGCCGGGGGCCCCTGGGATCGCCCCCGGTCCACGCGCATTCGCCGCTTGCTCCGGACCCCTCCCCGGCCCATGTGCCGGTCGGTACCGAACCGGGTGCTCCGGTCGAGGATGTACGGATCACCGCGCCCGACGGCACCACGGCCCGGCTCCGGGACCGGCTGGGGCAGGGGCAGCTCCTGGTCGTACTGGTCGCCCCGGGCACCGGGGTGTGGGACCGGCGGCACTGGCAGAGCGCGGGGGTGATGCCCCGGCTGGCGGCCGCGGTCTCGGCCCTACCGGTCCCGGCCGAGCTGCTGGTCACGGAGGCCTACCCCGGGGCCTCCGCGCATACCGTGCTGCTGGTCCGGCCCGACGGCCAGCTCGTCGCCGCGTTCTCGGGGGTACGGCCCGACGAGCTGTACGAGGCCGCGGACGCGGTCCGCGGCGGCAGCCCGTCCGACACCCCCAGTGGCCGTACCGCGGACGTCAATTGA
- a CDS encoding antitoxin — protein MGLMDTLKAKLAPAKEKVSDLAQQHGDKIEHGLEKAAKAVDSRTKGKYSDKIETGTGKAKEALDRIAHKDDGGTPPPPASPPPAT, from the coding sequence ATGGGTCTCATGGACACGCTGAAGGCCAAGCTCGCCCCCGCCAAGGAGAAGGTCTCCGACCTCGCGCAGCAGCACGGGGACAAGATCGAGCACGGTCTGGAGAAGGCCGCCAAGGCGGTCGACTCGCGGACCAAGGGCAAGTACAGCGACAAGATCGAGACGGGGACCGGCAAGGCCAAGGAGGCTCTGGACCGGATTGCGCACAAGGACGACGGCGGCACTCCCCCGCCGCCCGCCTCTCCCCCGCCGGCCACCTGA
- a CDS encoding glutamate ABC transporter substrate-binding protein produces MKLRKVSAAIATVLTLSLAATACGDGDSGSGGKKITVGIKFDQPGIGLKTQDGKYTGFDVDVATYVAKELGYEAKDIEWKQSPSAQRETMLANGDVKFIAASYSITDKRKEKVDFAGPYFLAHQDLLVRKDETGIAQGTDLNSKKLCSVTGSTSAQNVKDKIAPKADLQPLGGYSECLTGLENKSVDALTTDDAILAGYASQKEHEGKFKLAGLKLSDEKYGIGIKKGDSDLKGKINKALEKMKSDGSWDKFVAANFGPSGYKAENAPAIDAS; encoded by the coding sequence ATGAAGCTCCGCAAGGTATCCGCGGCCATCGCCACCGTTCTGACGCTCTCGCTGGCGGCGACCGCGTGCGGCGACGGAGACTCGGGCAGCGGCGGTAAGAAGATCACCGTCGGGATCAAGTTCGACCAGCCCGGTATCGGTCTGAAGACGCAGGACGGCAAGTACACCGGCTTCGACGTCGACGTCGCGACCTATGTGGCCAAGGAACTGGGCTACGAGGCCAAGGACATCGAGTGGAAGCAGTCCCCGAGCGCCCAGCGCGAGACGATGCTGGCCAACGGTGACGTCAAGTTCATCGCGGCCAGCTACTCGATCACGGACAAGCGCAAGGAGAAGGTCGACTTCGCCGGCCCGTACTTCCTGGCCCACCAGGATCTGCTGGTCCGCAAGGACGAGACCGGCATCGCCCAGGGCACGGACCTCAACAGCAAGAAGCTCTGTTCCGTCACCGGCTCGACCTCCGCCCAGAACGTGAAGGACAAGATCGCCCCCAAGGCCGACCTTCAGCCCCTGGGCGGCTACTCCGAGTGCCTGACCGGCCTGGAGAACAAGTCGGTCGACGCGCTGACCACGGACGACGCCATCCTGGCGGGCTACGCCTCGCAGAAGGAGCACGAGGGCAAGTTCAAGCTGGCCGGTCTGAAGCTGAGCGACGAGAAGTACGGCATCGGCATCAAGAAGGGCGACAGCGACCTCAAGGGCAAGATCAACAAGGCTCTGGAGAAGATGAAGTCCGACGGCTCCTGGGACAAGTTCGTCGCGGCCAACTTCGGCCCGTCCGGCTACAAGGCCGAGAACGCGCCGGCGATCGACGCGAGCTGA
- a CDS encoding response regulator transcription factor: MRLLLVEDDNHVAAALSAVLARHGFDVVHARNGEEALRAVLPATHPGKPPFGVVLLDLGLPDQDGYQVCGKLRKLTSTPVIMVTARADIRSRIHGLNLGADDYVVKPYDTGELLARIHAVARRTSAGDESPASGPAGAADEALRLGGVTVELPTRRVRVDGETVQLTRKEFDLLALLAQRPGVVFRREQIISEVWHTSWEGTGRTLEVHVASLRSKLKMPALIETVRGVGYRLVTPGD; the protein is encoded by the coding sequence TTGAGACTGCTGCTCGTCGAGGACGACAACCATGTCGCCGCGGCCCTGTCGGCCGTCCTCGCCCGGCACGGCTTCGATGTGGTGCACGCCCGCAACGGCGAGGAGGCCCTGCGCGCCGTCCTGCCCGCGACGCATCCCGGCAAGCCGCCGTTCGGTGTGGTGCTGCTCGATCTCGGCCTGCCCGATCAGGACGGCTACCAGGTCTGCGGAAAGCTGCGGAAGCTCACCTCGACCCCGGTGATCATGGTGACCGCGCGCGCCGACATCCGCTCGCGGATCCACGGTCTGAACCTCGGCGCCGACGACTACGTCGTCAAGCCGTACGACACCGGTGAACTGCTGGCCCGTATCCATGCCGTGGCCCGGCGCACCTCCGCCGGTGACGAGTCACCCGCATCGGGGCCCGCGGGAGCGGCGGACGAAGCGCTGCGGCTCGGTGGTGTGACCGTCGAACTGCCCACCCGGCGCGTCCGGGTGGACGGCGAGACCGTCCAGCTCACCCGTAAGGAGTTCGACCTGCTGGCACTCCTCGCGCAGCGGCCGGGCGTCGTCTTCCGCCGTGAACAGATCATCAGCGAGGTGTGGCACACCAGTTGGGAGGGGACCGGCCGGACCCTGGAGGTGCATGTGGCATCGCTGCGCTCCAAGCTGAAGATGCCCGCGCTGATCGAAACCGTCCGTGGGGTCGGCTACCGCCTTGTGACTCCGGGCGACTGA
- a CDS encoding amino acid ABC transporter permease produces MSSVLYDEPGPKAKARNLAYTVVFLVGFGLVLWWVLATMADKDQLAAEKWTPFVKDSKVWTTFLLPGLWETVKAAALALVIALPLGAALGIGRLSDHAWVRIPVGAVVEFFRAIPVLLLMVFAFQALVEFTDIESEIRPLYAVVTGLVLYNASVIAEIVRAGILSLPRGQTDAAQAIGMRKGQMMVYVLLPQAVTAMLPALVSQLVVIVKDTALGGALLGFTELLYQNRAITANYGANTIAALTVISLIFILLNFALTSFASWLEKRLRRGKKSTGAVVPQDSVEAGAGGAVL; encoded by the coding sequence ATGAGTTCCGTTCTGTACGACGAGCCGGGCCCCAAGGCGAAGGCCCGGAACCTCGCCTACACCGTCGTGTTCCTGGTGGGATTCGGCCTGGTCCTGTGGTGGGTCCTGGCCACCATGGCGGACAAGGACCAGCTCGCGGCGGAGAAGTGGACCCCGTTCGTCAAGGACTCGAAGGTCTGGACGACCTTCCTGCTCCCGGGCCTGTGGGAGACGGTCAAGGCGGCGGCCCTCGCCCTGGTCATCGCCCTCCCGCTCGGCGCCGCCCTGGGCATCGGCCGGCTCTCCGACCATGCCTGGGTCCGGATCCCGGTCGGGGCCGTGGTCGAGTTCTTCCGCGCCATCCCGGTGCTGCTGCTGATGGTCTTCGCCTTCCAGGCGCTCGTGGAGTTCACCGACATCGAATCGGAGATACGGCCGCTGTACGCGGTCGTCACGGGTCTGGTCCTCTACAACGCCTCCGTCATCGCGGAGATCGTCCGGGCGGGGATCCTCTCGCTGCCCCGGGGCCAGACCGACGCCGCCCAGGCGATCGGCATGCGCAAGGGCCAGATGATGGTGTACGTCCTGCTGCCGCAGGCGGTCACCGCGATGCTGCCCGCGCTGGTCAGTCAGCTGGTCGTCATCGTGAAGGACACCGCCCTCGGCGGCGCCCTCCTCGGCTTCACCGAGCTGCTCTACCAGAACCGCGCGATCACGGCGAACTACGGCGCCAACACGATCGCGGCCCTCACGGTCATCTCGCTCATCTTCATCCTGCTGAACTTCGCGCTCACCAGCTTCGCGAGCTGGCTGGAGAAGCGGCTGCGCCGGGGGAAGAAGAGCACCGGCGCGGTCGTCCCCCAGGACTCCGTGGAGGCCGGGGCCGGCGGCGCGGTGCTGTAG
- a CDS encoding sensor histidine kinase: MRTRLLPLLIVLMAGVLLALGFPLAVSVASAQQQQVMVDRIDDTVRFAALAQFVSDGEGVEDERLSMLQDQLNRYYSTYGIHVGVFLRNGRSHLARAPQDWGVPPDGAGQQAFREALTGRRSQDPPQVWPWDRDGRLVVASPVVRDGDVVAVVLTDSPTDHLRSRTLRGWLLIAAGEGAAMLLAVGAAFRLTGWVLRPVRVLDAATHDIATGRLKSRVAAAGGPPELRRLARSFNEMADNVEGVLEQQRAFVADASHQLRNPLAALLLRIELLALELPEGNEEIASVRTEGRRLAQVLDDLLDLALAEHTSADLELADIGALAAERVASWRPLAEEKGVRLTGTGGAVTAWVDPIALSSALDAVIDNAVKFTPRGEAVTVTVASQGDTTTLVITDGGPGLTEDELVRIGDRFWRSNRHQNIKGSGLGLSISRALLSAGGGRISYDHHEPRGLKVTLTVPRTPPTPTA, translated from the coding sequence GTGCGTACTCGTCTGCTGCCGCTGCTCATCGTCCTCATGGCGGGGGTACTGCTGGCCCTCGGCTTTCCGCTGGCGGTCAGCGTCGCTTCGGCGCAGCAACAGCAGGTGATGGTCGACCGGATCGACGACACCGTGCGGTTCGCGGCCCTGGCGCAGTTCGTCTCGGACGGCGAGGGCGTCGAGGACGAACGACTCTCCATGCTCCAGGACCAGTTGAACCGCTACTACTCGACCTACGGCATCCATGTCGGTGTCTTCCTGCGGAACGGCAGGTCGCATCTGGCGCGGGCCCCCCAGGACTGGGGAGTCCCACCGGACGGCGCGGGCCAGCAGGCGTTCCGCGAGGCCCTGACGGGGCGCCGCTCGCAGGACCCGCCGCAGGTGTGGCCCTGGGACCGTGACGGCCGGCTGGTCGTGGCCTCGCCCGTGGTACGGGACGGGGACGTCGTCGCCGTCGTCCTCACCGACTCGCCCACCGACCATCTGCGCTCCCGGACCCTCCGCGGCTGGCTGCTGATCGCGGCGGGCGAGGGAGCGGCCATGCTGCTCGCCGTCGGCGCCGCCTTCCGGCTGACGGGATGGGTACTGCGACCCGTACGCGTACTCGACGCCGCCACCCACGACATCGCTACCGGCCGGCTGAAGTCCCGGGTGGCGGCCGCGGGCGGACCTCCCGAGCTGCGCCGGCTGGCCCGCTCCTTCAACGAGATGGCCGACAACGTCGAGGGTGTACTCGAACAGCAGCGGGCGTTTGTCGCCGACGCCTCCCACCAGCTGCGCAATCCGCTGGCGGCCCTGCTGCTGCGGATCGAACTGCTGGCCCTGGAGCTGCCCGAGGGCAATGAGGAGATCGCCTCCGTCCGCACGGAGGGCCGCCGGCTCGCCCAGGTTCTCGACGATCTGCTCGACCTCGCGCTCGCCGAGCACACCTCCGCCGATCTCGAACTGGCGGACATCGGCGCGCTGGCCGCCGAGCGGGTGGCCTCCTGGCGCCCCCTGGCCGAGGAGAAGGGGGTACGGCTCACGGGCACCGGCGGCGCCGTCACGGCCTGGGTGGACCCGATCGCCCTGTCGAGCGCGCTGGACGCGGTGATCGACAACGCGGTCAAGTTCACCCCTCGGGGCGAGGCGGTCACGGTGACCGTGGCCTCCCAGGGAGACACCACCACGCTGGTGATCACTGACGGCGGCCCCGGGCTCACCGAGGACGAACTGGTCCGGATCGGTGATCGTTTCTGGCGCAGCAACCGCCACCAGAACATCAAAGGCTCCGGCCTCGGACTCTCCATATCCCGTGCCCTCCTCTCCGCGGGCGGCGGCAGGATCTCCTACGACCACCACGAGCCGCGGGGCCTCAAGGTCACCCTCACGGTCCCCCGCACCCCGCCCACCCCTACGGCTTGA
- a CDS encoding TAXI family TRAP transporter solute-binding subunit yields the protein MFTNLLRTGRRRALTVSAAVLAALGLMLWWLLPLGEPGPRGSVTFSTGVQSGVYQRYGALLQIALAKDLPEVDIALKTSEGSQENLARVASGEADFTIATADAVAKYQQDGKPGADRLRGCARLYDDYVQLVVPAGSPVQKVADLRGLKVGVGQPGSGVRLIAERLLAAAGLDPAKDVTAAPNGIDTVPQLLANGTIDAFFWSGGLPTTSVESLSERFRIRLVPLGRDLIEKVHSTGNPTTYYRFAVMPPDLYPLTQSGLPVDSMAVANLLVTTDRIDPALVEGFTRTVIKSRDRIGNTVHPAQLVDLRTAIYTDPLPLHEGARRYYRSVKP from the coding sequence ATGTTCACGAACCTGCTCCGCACCGGCCGCCGGCGTGCGCTGACCGTGTCAGCCGCCGTCCTCGCGGCGCTCGGGCTGATGCTGTGGTGGCTGCTGCCGCTGGGCGAGCCGGGCCCCCGCGGCTCGGTCACCTTCAGCACCGGTGTGCAGAGCGGCGTCTATCAGCGGTACGGCGCTCTGCTCCAGATCGCCCTCGCCAAAGACCTGCCGGAAGTGGACATAGCGCTGAAGACGAGCGAGGGCTCCCAGGAGAATCTGGCCCGGGTGGCGTCCGGGGAGGCCGACTTCACCATCGCCACCGCCGACGCCGTCGCCAAGTACCAGCAGGACGGCAAGCCGGGGGCGGACCGGCTGCGGGGCTGCGCCCGGCTCTACGACGACTATGTGCAACTGGTGGTGCCCGCCGGATCCCCGGTCCAGAAGGTCGCCGATCTGCGAGGTCTGAAGGTGGGCGTCGGGCAGCCGGGGTCGGGGGTGCGGCTGATCGCCGAGCGGCTGCTGGCCGCCGCCGGGCTCGATCCCGCGAAGGACGTCACCGCCGCGCCGAACGGCATCGACACCGTCCCCCAGCTTCTGGCGAACGGCACGATCGACGCCTTCTTCTGGTCCGGGGGGCTCCCCACCACCTCGGTGGAGTCGCTCTCGGAGCGTTTCCGTATACGCCTGGTCCCGCTCGGGCGGGACCTGATCGAGAAGGTGCACAGCACCGGCAATCCGACGACGTACTACCGGTTCGCGGTCATGCCGCCCGATCTGTACCCCCTCACCCAGAGCGGGCTGCCGGTCGATTCGATGGCCGTGGCGAATCTGCTGGTGACCACGGACCGGATCGACCCGGCGCTGGTGGAGGGCTTCACCCGCACAGTGATCAAGAGCCGCGATCGCATAGGCAATACGGTCCACCCGGCCCAGCTCGTGGATCTCCGCACCGCCATCTACACCGATCCCCTGCCGCTGCACGAGGGGGCCCGGCGCTACTACCGCTCGGTCAAGCCGTAG
- the miaB gene encoding tRNA (N6-isopentenyl adenosine(37)-C2)-methylthiotransferase MiaB has product MSSRDRSGAVDATRTYEVRTYGCQMNVHDSERLSGLLEGAGYVRAPEGSDGDADVVVFNTCAVRENADNKLYGNLGRLAPRKTQRPGMQIAVGGCLAQKDRDTIVKRAPWVDVVFGTHNIGKLPVLLERARVQEEAQVEIAESLEAFPSTLPTRRESAYAAWVSISVGCNNTCTFCIVPALRGKEKDRRPGDILAEIEALVAEGVSEITLLGQNVNAYGSDIGDREAFSKLLRACGSVEGLERVRFTSPHPRDFTDDVIAAMAETPNVMPQLHMPLQSGSDSVLRAMRRSYRQERFLGIIEKVRAAIPHAAISTDIIVGFPGETEEDFEQTLHTVREARFANAFTFQYSKRPGTPAATMDGQIPKEVVQARYERLVALQEEISWDENKKQVGRVLEVMVAEGEGRKDGATRRLSGRAADNRLVHFTQPDEDVRPGDVVTVEITYAAPHHLLAEGPTSAVRRTRAGDAWQKRNEAAAPQSAGVMLGLPSVGVPAPLPTASAPACGAI; this is encoded by the coding sequence ATGAGCAGCAGGGACCGGAGCGGCGCAGTGGACGCCACACGTACATATGAGGTTCGCACCTACGGGTGCCAGATGAACGTCCACGACTCGGAGCGCCTCTCGGGTCTGCTGGAGGGCGCGGGATACGTCCGTGCCCCCGAGGGCTCCGACGGCGACGCCGACGTCGTCGTCTTCAACACCTGCGCGGTTCGCGAGAACGCCGACAACAAGCTGTACGGCAACCTCGGCCGGCTCGCCCCGCGGAAGACGCAGCGGCCCGGTATGCAGATCGCCGTCGGCGGCTGCCTCGCGCAGAAGGACCGCGACACGATCGTCAAGCGCGCTCCCTGGGTCGACGTCGTCTTCGGTACGCACAACATCGGCAAGCTGCCCGTCCTGCTGGAGCGCGCCCGGGTGCAGGAGGAGGCGCAGGTCGAGATCGCGGAGTCGCTGGAGGCCTTTCCCTCGACACTGCCGACCCGCCGTGAGTCCGCGTACGCGGCCTGGGTTTCCATCTCCGTCGGCTGCAACAACACCTGCACCTTCTGTATCGTGCCCGCGCTGCGGGGCAAGGAGAAGGACCGTAGGCCGGGCGATATCCTCGCGGAGATCGAGGCGCTGGTCGCCGAGGGCGTCTCCGAGATCACCCTCCTCGGCCAGAACGTCAACGCCTACGGTTCCGACATCGGCGACCGTGAGGCGTTCAGCAAGCTCCTGCGCGCCTGCGGAAGCGTCGAGGGTCTCGAACGCGTCCGTTTCACCTCTCCGCACCCCCGAGACTTCACCGACGACGTCATCGCCGCCATGGCCGAGACCCCGAACGTGATGCCCCAGCTCCACATGCCGCTCCAGTCCGGCTCGGACTCGGTCCTGCGGGCGATGCGCCGCTCCTACCGGCAGGAGCGTTTCCTCGGAATCATCGAGAAGGTGCGCGCGGCCATTCCGCACGCCGCCATCTCGACCGACATCATCGTCGGCTTCCCCGGGGAGACCGAGGAGGACTTCGAGCAGACGCTGCACACGGTCCGCGAGGCCCGTTTCGCGAACGCCTTCACCTTCCAGTACTCCAAGCGCCCCGGCACCCCCGCGGCCACCATGGACGGGCAGATCCCCAAGGAGGTCGTGCAGGCGCGCTACGAGCGGCTCGTCGCGCTCCAGGAGGAGATCTCCTGGGACGAGAACAAGAAGCAGGTCGGCAGGGTCCTCGAAGTGATGGTCGCCGAGGGCGAGGGCCGCAAGGACGGCGCCACCCGCCGTCTCTCCGGCCGCGCCGCCGACAACCGCCTCGTCCACTTCACCCAGCCCGACGAGGACGTACGGCCTGGCGATGTGGTCACGGTCGAGATCACGTACGCGGCCCCGCACCACCTTCTCGCCGAGGGGCCCACCTCCGCCGTTCGGCGCACCCGGGCCGGGGACGCCTGGCAGAAGCGGAACGAGGCGGCGGCGCCGCAGTCCGCCGGGGTCATGCTGGGGCTGCCCTCGGTCGGCGTCCCCGCGCCTCTGCCCACGGCCTCGGCACCCGCCTGCGGCGCGATCTGA
- the miaA gene encoding tRNA (adenosine(37)-N6)-dimethylallyltransferase MiaA, translated as MSSAAPAPRVIAVVGPTAAGKSDLGVFLARELGGEVVNADSMQLYRGMDIGTAKLTVEERGGIPHHLLDIWDVTEAASVAEYQRRARAEIDRLLAEGRTPVLVGGSGLYVRGAVDVLDFPGTDPAIRARLERELDESGPGALHIRLAAADPEAARAILPGNGRRIVRALEVIEITGKPFTANLPRHESVYDTVQIGVDVARPELDERIARRVDVMWDAGFVDEVRTLEEQGLRDGLTASRALGYQQILAALAGECTEEEAREATVRTTKRFARRQDSWFRKDPRVHWLSGAAEDRAELPHRALALIERAVTA; from the coding sequence GTGAGTAGTGCAGCCCCCGCACCGCGGGTCATCGCCGTCGTCGGTCCCACTGCGGCCGGAAAGTCCGATCTGGGTGTCTTCCTCGCCCGGGAGCTCGGCGGCGAGGTCGTCAACGCCGACTCCATGCAGCTCTACCGGGGGATGGATATCGGCACCGCCAAACTGACGGTCGAGGAGCGCGGCGGAATCCCGCACCACCTCCTGGACATCTGGGACGTCACCGAGGCCGCCAGCGTCGCCGAGTACCAGCGGCGCGCCCGGGCCGAGATCGACCGGCTGCTGGCCGAGGGCCGGACACCGGTTCTGGTCGGCGGCTCCGGACTGTACGTCCGCGGCGCCGTCGACGTCCTGGACTTCCCCGGCACCGACCCGGCGATCAGGGCCCGGCTGGAGCGCGAACTGGACGAGTCCGGCCCCGGGGCGCTGCACATCAGGCTCGCCGCCGCCGACCCCGAAGCGGCCCGGGCGATCCTCCCGGGCAACGGCCGCCGCATCGTCCGGGCCCTCGAAGTGATCGAGATCACGGGCAAACCGTTCACGGCCAATCTCCCCCGCCACGAATCGGTGTACGACACCGTGCAGATCGGCGTCGACGTCGCCCGGCCGGAGCTCGACGAGCGCATCGCCCGACGCGTCGACGTGATGTGGGACGCGGGCTTCGTCGATGAGGTGCGCACCCTGGAGGAGCAGGGGCTGCGGGACGGTCTTACCGCCTCGCGCGCCCTCGGCTACCAGCAGATCCTTGCCGCGCTGGCGGGGGAGTGCACCGAGGAGGAGGCGCGCGAGGCGACCGTACGCACCACCAAACGCTTCGCGCGCCGTCAGGATTCGTGGTTCAGAAAGGACCCCCGGGTGCATTGGCTCAGTGGGGCGGCGGAGGATCGCGCGGAACTTCCGCATCGGGCGCTCGCGTTGATCGAACGAGCGGTTACAGCCTGA
- a CDS encoding amino acid ABC transporter permease, producing MFDFLDSGQYDLLDAFWVTVKLTVYSAIGSLIWGTLLAGMRVGPVPMMRAFGTGYVNVVRNTPLTVVVVACSLGLASTMGVKLGGETFEDIGFRMAVLGLIAYTGTFVCEALRSGINTVPVGQAEAARALGLSFFQVLTLVVLPQAFRSAVTPLTNVLIALTKNTTVASAIGVAEASALMKTMVENESDALFAVFGVFAFGFIVLTLPTGLLLGWVAKRVAVKR from the coding sequence GTGTTCGATTTCCTCGATTCAGGGCAGTACGACCTGCTCGACGCGTTCTGGGTGACGGTCAAACTCACCGTCTACTCGGCAATAGGTTCCCTGATCTGGGGAACGCTGCTGGCCGGTATGCGGGTCGGCCCCGTCCCCATGATGCGGGCCTTCGGCACCGGCTATGTCAACGTCGTCCGCAACACCCCGCTGACGGTGGTCGTCGTGGCCTGTTCCCTGGGCCTCGCCTCCACCATGGGCGTCAAACTCGGGGGTGAGACCTTCGAGGACATCGGTTTCCGGATGGCGGTCCTCGGACTGATCGCCTACACGGGCACCTTCGTCTGCGAGGCACTGCGCTCCGGCATCAACACGGTCCCCGTCGGCCAGGCGGAAGCCGCCCGGGCCCTGGGGCTGAGCTTCTTCCAGGTACTGACCCTGGTCGTTCTTCCCCAGGCGTTCCGCTCGGCCGTCACCCCGCTCACCAACGTACTGATCGCCCTCACCAAGAACACCACGGTGGCTTCGGCGATCGGGGTGGCGGAAGCCTCGGCCCTGATGAAGACGATGGTCGAGAACGAGTCCGACGCGCTCTTCGCCGTCTTCGGCGTCTTCGCCTTCGGATTCATCGTTCTGACCCTGCCGACCGGCCTGCTGCTGGGCTGGGTGGCCAAGCGAGTGGCGGTGAAGCGATGA